One Oceanispirochaeta sp. genomic window, AAGGTCTTGCCGAAACAACCTACATGGATACTATTCTCAAGAAAACTGAAACCTGTTACAGATGTCCAATAAGCTGCAAGAGGGTAGTCGAGATTGACGATGGACAGTACAAGGTTGATCCCGCTTACGGCGGTTCAGAATATGAGACTACCATGGCTTTCGGATCATGCTGCGGTGTAGGAGATTTGAAACCGGTCAGTGTGGCTCATCAGACATGTCAGGCCTACGGAATGGATACAATCTCCTCGGGTGTAACAATTGCCTGGATAATGGAGTGCTATGATCTGGGACTTATTAAAAAGGAACAGCTTGACGGTCTTGAGATGAACTTCGGTAACGCCGAAAACATGCTCAAGATGCTGGACAAAATGTGCAGGCAGGAAGGAGTTGGAGCCATTATTTCAAAGGGTTTCAAGGAAGCTTCCAGGTATTTCGGTGAAGAAACCTATCAGTATGCCATGCAGTCTAAAAATTCAGCTTTCCCTGCTCACGATCCAAGAGGAAAGGCGAGTCTTGGACTGGCATATGCCCTGCCTTCTGCCGGACCGGACCATATGGAAGTTCAGCACGATCATATCCTGGCTACCGAAGGGGGCGCTGCTCTCTATGAGGCTATCGGCATCAACGAACCTCTTCCTGCAACTGATCTTTCGGCAAAGAAAGTGAGAAATTTCTTTGTAAACCAGTCTCTCTACAATGGTTACAATGCTATTGGGGTATGTTACTTCTGTCTCCGACCTAATGGTCCGTTTACCATCAACTATATTGCTGAATATATGCGGGCGGTAACAGGATGGGAGTATATGAGTCTTTGGAACCTTATCAAGGTTGGTGAAAAACACACAACCATGTCCAGAATTTTTAATCTGAGAGAAGGTTTAACAGCCAAGGATGATTATCTTCCCGACAGGATGTTCACACCCCTGCAGGGCGGCGGACCATGCGCAGGTTTCCAGATAGA contains:
- a CDS encoding aldehyde ferredoxin oxidoreductase family protein, whose product is MAEVYGTTGKILRVDLSMKTFVTEEIPEILIKRYLGGNTLGLYYLLKEQIAGIDPLAPEAMMNIMASFVTGTPGPGLSRTCIVGKSPLSGGFGESEGGGWWAPELKFAGFDGIILTGKSDTPVYLSIKDGVPELRDATHIWGGVELKEAQETIKGELGDPKTRVILIGEAGEKQMPYACIINELKHANGRLGMGAIMGSKNLKGIAVRGTNQKLPLFDEAGVKALVKKSMSEWKEIPNTFPTYGTMRGVRATQEVGVFPTHNFREGVFDDFEGLAETTYMDTILKKTETCYRCPISCKRVVEIDDGQYKVDPAYGGSEYETTMAFGSCCGVGDLKPVSVAHQTCQAYGMDTISSGVTIAWIMECYDLGLIKKEQLDGLEMNFGNAENMLKMLDKMCRQEGVGAIISKGFKEASRYFGEETYQYAMQSKNSAFPAHDPRGKASLGLAYALPSAGPDHMEVQHDHILATEGGAALYEAIGINEPLPATDLSAKKVRNFFVNQSLYNGYNAIGVCYFCLRPNGPFTINYIAEYMRAVTGWEYMSLWNLIKVGEKHTTMSRIFNLREGLTAKDDYLPDRMFTPLQGGGPCAGFQIDRDEFEKAKKTYYAYNLWDEEGLPTEACLYQHELDWLNGEF